TGGTTATGACCCGGCATCCGAACGTCCATACGATTACGCCTGAGGAATCAATAGTCGCGGCAGCTAGAAAAATGATATCCTATCAGGTGGACAGCCTTCCTGTCGTTAAGGCATCGGATTCATTGGATGATGAGGGAAAAAGAATCGAAGTCGTGGGTAGAATTACGAAGACAACAATGACCAAGATCTTGCTTGAAGTGGCTTTGGGCCTATAGCTGGGGGGAGAAAACTTGAACGAGAAGGAGCGCTCCATCTTTGTTTGCTCCGATTCAGTTGGAGAAACTGCAGAAGCGGTAGTGAGAGCGACTATCCGGCAATTTAATGCACATCAGACGCGAATCACGAGGTATGCTCATATCAAGAATGAAGAAGAAATACGTATTTTGATGGAGGAAGCCTCTAGCCAAGGTGCTTTCATCGCATATACGTTAGTTCTCCCTGAGCTGAGAGAGATGATGGTGGCGGAGTCGAATAGGCTTAAGATTAGTGCTGTCGATATTATGGGCCCGGTCATGCAGGCTTTTATCGACACTTTTCACGATTCGCCAAAAAGAGAAGCCGGACTACTCCATCGGCTGGATGAAGAATATTACCGACGGGTTGAAGCGATTGAGTTTACCGTTAAATGCGATGATGGAAAGGACATGAACGCCATTCATCGGGCGGACATTGTTCTGCTCGGAGTCTCACGAACCTCCAAGACCCCTCTTAGTATTTATTTGGCACACAAAGGCTACAAGGTTTGTAATTACCCACTTGTTCCTGATGTTAAGTCGCCGAGGGAGCTACTTCAGCAAAATAAAGATAAGCTAGTTGGACTGACGATGAAGGCTGAGCAGCTTTCGAAAATTCGTACAGAGCGGCTTAAGTCCGTTGGCTTGCCTAAGGGTGCGAAATACGCCTCTATGGAGCGTGTCGTCGAAGAGCTTGAATTTGCGATGGATTTGTACAAGCAGTTAGGGTGTATGGTCATAGATGTTACGGAGAAGGCCATTGAAGAAACAGCGGGTATTATTACGGAATCCTACTCTCTATAATCCTGTTGTGCTGGCGTGCCGACTGCGTCACTCACTCGGGATAGACTATATTATTGCCCTTGTGCTAGTATGTTGTCATACGAGGGAGGGCTTCTGAATATGGTTAAGTCGGCAAAGAGTTATTCCGTGCCAGCTATAGAAAAGGCAATTACAATATTGAATGGGATTTCAAAAAATGGGAAAATGAACATTAATGAAATCCATTCCGAGCTTAATATTCCAAAAACAACTGTGTTTGTTATCTTGAATACATTAGAGCGCCATTCACTCATCGAGAAGCATGACGATGGCAAATACGTACTCGGCCACGGCGTATTATATTGGGGAATGAACTATTACCAGCAAAGCGATATCAAGCAGGTTGCTCGCCCGCATCTTGAGAAGCTAGTGGCTGGGACCCCCTTTACTGCACATCTGGCCGTTATGGTTAACTATCAGCCTGTTTACATAGATAAGAGTGAAGGGAATGGATTTGTTCGTTTCGCGACAATTGCCGGACAAGCTTTGCCACTGCATCTATCCGGTGTGGGGAAAGCGTTAGCTTCCGGTCTTACTGATGAGGAAATTTCCGAGGCGATGTCTAAGACTCCGGACTTAGACGACTCCAAACGAGATCAATTGGCGGACAAGCTAATCGAGGACGTACAGTTTATTCGTCTTCACGGCTATTCCATCGAGGATGAGCAGATGGAAGAAGGCATTCGCTGCATCGGAGCACCGATTTTCGGGGACAATGGCCGCGTCATTGCGTCCATTAGTATTACTGCCTTAAGCAAGGATTTACCTGCAATCAAGTTCCAAACCATTGGGGAACAGGTGAAAGAAACAGCATTAAGAGTGTCCGAGGAAATGGGTTATCAGAAACGATAAACTAACTAAGCTAAAGACTGAAGCGGCTGTTCCATAAGTAATTATGTGCAGCTTTTTTGCTTTTTCGGAAATATATGCAACTGACCAGAAGAAGTTGGACAGGGATGACTCTCCCCGTACCAGCTTTTTTTATTTTGAGCATGATTTTGATAAAGGAGGGCAGTTCCGTCAGTGAGCTTAGCTTAGCTTAGCTACTTTTGGGGAGGCTCCCTTTTTAACTGGTCAAGGGAATACGGTAAAGGGAATTGACATTAGAATTGGGCTATGCTAAATTTGGCAAATATTCAGTTGGTTGAATTAAAATTAATATTTAGAATTACAAGAATGGGAAGTAAATATGACGTTAAGATAGGGGCTATTCAAAATGAGTTTGCGGAGTGAACAATGGTTTAATCATAAATCCTTTGAGACGCGGTTTCAGCATGCTTCTGCCATGCGTGCCTGCGGGCATGATCCTGAGTCGTATGCTGGAAAGCCTATTATCGGAATATTTAATTCATGGAACGATCTGAACAGCTGTAATGCCCCCCACAAGGAGCTTGTTGAGTATG
This portion of the Cohnella abietis genome encodes:
- a CDS encoding pyruvate, water dikinase regulatory protein, producing the protein MNEKERSIFVCSDSVGETAEAVVRATIRQFNAHQTRITRYAHIKNEEEIRILMEEASSQGAFIAYTLVLPELREMMVAESNRLKISAVDIMGPVMQAFIDTFHDSPKREAGLLHRLDEEYYRRVEAIEFTVKCDDGKDMNAIHRADIVLLGVSRTSKTPLSIYLAHKGYKVCNYPLVPDVKSPRELLQQNKDKLVGLTMKAEQLSKIRTERLKSVGLPKGAKYASMERVVEELEFAMDLYKQLGCMVIDVTEKAIEETAGIITESYSL
- a CDS encoding IclR family transcriptional regulator codes for the protein MVKSAKSYSVPAIEKAITILNGISKNGKMNINEIHSELNIPKTTVFVILNTLERHSLIEKHDDGKYVLGHGVLYWGMNYYQQSDIKQVARPHLEKLVAGTPFTAHLAVMVNYQPVYIDKSEGNGFVRFATIAGQALPLHLSGVGKALASGLTDEEISEAMSKTPDLDDSKRDQLADKLIEDVQFIRLHGYSIEDEQMEEGIRCIGAPIFGDNGRVIASISITALSKDLPAIKFQTIGEQVKETALRVSEEMGYQKR